AACCTTCCTCCTCTGACTTGCATTCAGCTTCTTCATCTGGAAAGTGGGGATCATGAGGTTGCTTCAGTGAGATAAAAGGTAGCACCCGACCCAAAGGAGAAGCACTGGATAAATAAATGTACCTTTTCTTTCCCAAGTCTCTGGGATTCATTCCTTATAATGCCTGGATCCCCAAGGCTGgccatctacccacccatccattcgTCCATCCATCCACTTATTCAAGTACCTCCTGACTGCCAGGCCCTGTTGGAAACATGAAGGCTCTTGACACCCAAAAGCACGTGTGCATTCACCATTCACCAGGCACCCTCTGTTCTCTGAACCCCAGAATCTGAGATTAGCAGGCATCCCCAATTCCCCATCTGGGATCCAGGCACTTAATCCCCAGCCCACTTTCCCTCTTGAAAGGGAGGTTCCAGGCTACTCAGACCCTGTTCTTGCACCAGCTCTGGGCACACCAGAGAGATGAGGTGGGAGCTACAATGCCTCATTCCAGGGGACCAAGGGGGTGGCCCAATCCAATCCTACCTACCTGCCCAGTAGGGTGGGGCAAGAgaggggctgggccaggctggAGCCCCAGAGGCTCAGAGTGGAGCAGGATAAAGTGGAGGCTGGGTGCCTGACCGGTCAgactggggtgtggggagggggtggaacagagggagggagggaggggacaagCCAAAAGAATAGAGTTGAGGAggctcctggagggcagagccCTCTCAGAAGCAGCAGGAGGTTGGGCTCTGAAATcaacaggggtggggagggataggGAGCCCTCCTGCCAGGGAACCTCCCAAGTGGGAGGGAGTAGGGGTGGGAAGCGCAGAGAATAGCAGCAGTGGGGGCAGGTGACTGGCTGGGCCCTGGCCAACCTCACACCTCGCACATTCCTGAGAGCTGGGAGCCCAGCggcggccctgccctgccccactgtGTCCCTCATTCTCCACCAGCCGCCACCAGGGCCCTGGCCCTCCATCCCACCCCACGGCCCCGCCaacccttctccttcctctccccaagGCCACAAGCCCTTTCCCTTGGTGAGACTCACTCCCTCATTctgggaggggcaaggggaggggaTCGCAACAtgcgaggggaggaggggaaggagagactCCCTTCAGGACAAGGTCCCCCCCAACACCCACAAAACTCAGGGCTAAGCCCCgccctttattttccttccaaacAGGAAgtccctcccccaggcctccagCAGGAAGTCCCACTCCTCCCTCCAAAATAAAAGTGGTGACTCCCCAGCCCTTCTATCAGGACCCGGCCAGAAGGGAGCAGCCGCCCTATCAGACTCGCAATTTCGTTCCTCCCTTTTCGGCTCGCTGACATTCCTATGTTGAAACCTGGCCCTCGAAACAGGAAGTTCTGCCCACCGTTGCCTCCAAACTGAGCAGACGGTCTTCCCTGAAGGACAAAGCCCGTTAGATGGTGCTCTCCTGCGTCCCCGCTGCGTCCCCGCTGCGTCCCCCCTGCGTCCCAGAGCCCAGTGCTCCAGGCGCTCccccgggctcgggctcgggctcgggctcgggctcgggctcgggctcgggctcgggctcgggctcgggcctCCTGGTCTCCCTCGCGCAGGGGGCAGAACCTCAGGCACCACGAGGTCCTAGGATCCTAAAGTAGTGCGCATGGTCTCTAGGGATGTTACTTCACACAAAGGCAGGAGTGCCATTTCCctctgcagggagagggaggtaGGAACGAGAGGAGACCCACTCTCTATTCTCTCCAGAGCATTTGCCAGTAAATTCTTCGGGTTGGCCAAATGATCGCTAAATCTGCAAGAGCTCTGGAATTTGACAACAATGACTCCcttcaaagtcttaaaaaaaaaaaaaaaaaaaaagtctatgattTGACAATCCTAAGCCAGGGAGTCCCACCCAGCCCTCTCCACAGAGAGGGAGTGGGTCCCAAATCAACTTTGCCCAGTGGTTGTGCCAACACCAGGGTTTTCTGTTGAAGAGGCCCTCTCCCAAGCTTAACTTAGGGGAAGGACACCTACCAGGCACTTTCAGGCGGCCATCCCAGGTGCTGGGCGGGGGGACCCAGAGCCCACCTACCTATCATCATCGCTGTCCAGGTGGCCACTGATGGCCAGCATGGAGCGGGCCAGGCTTAGGCTctgggctgctgctgctccaAAGGGGTCTGGAGACTTGTGAACCAGACTGGCATCGGGGAACAAGTAGAGGGCTGGGGAGCCAGGGCGAGAGTCgagtgggggcacctggaggcAGAGAGGTAGGAACCATCACATCCAGTGCAAGAAAAGAACCAGCCACCTTGCAACCTGCCTAGTAGTCAGCCTCCTCATCTCTCCCCATGTATCTCTGCTCTCTTCGAGGACCCAGGGGTCCTGCCCCCAGGGCCCTTTCTTCCCTGGGTCTAGTGGAGGCAACTAGGCAGGTATCAGAGTAAAGGAAACAATGTCCATCCTGAGGACTGGGTGAGCAGCTTCCAGAAAGTGGTTCGTGGTGTATCAGAGTACCAGAAAGGGGCTCTGGTCTGTACTCTAGCACTCTTCTACCAGCTGAACCAGGACCCCCAATCAGAGGCTAGGCagaaagtgtctgccttctgtcacctgactttttaaaagccacttgaatatcacttcctcagagaggcaTTTCCCCATCATTCGACTAGTGAATTCCACTgaactgttctattttatttttagagcactGAATAGTATCTGAAATTAAAGTATTTTTGCCTCCCTGCTGTTAGAAGGTAAGCTCCAGAGGGCAGAGCTTATAGTTTGTTCAATAgctatttgtagaatgaatgaatcctCAGAAGCCggtcctcctcccaccccactctaTCCATTCTAGCCTCTTCTCTCAAACTTCTCAGATTCAGGTGAAGTTCTGCTCCTGCgctgggccctggggcagggagggtggtTGGATTGCGGAGATGGGGGGAGGCGGAGCCCGGGCACAGACCCACACAGCCCAACAGGCACTGGGGGTGGCTGCAAAAGGGCGGGGGCCACAGGAACAAGCCGCctctgtgaggccccaggaggccccTGCTTCTCGGAAAAGCcaagaacagagagtccagagcGGTTAGAGGGCcggagcagaggaagggggccCAGGTGGTGTCCCCCCAGCCTTCCTCTCAGCCTCACTCTTGAGAGGGAAGAGGCATGGGGGAGTGTGGAACGGAGCCAGACTTCGGGGCCAGGAAAAAGCAGCACAGATGCATGCACACAGGGAGGGATCGGGatgtgggagaaaggaaagggttCTGAGGGCACTGAGGACAGAGGGGCAGGGTCTGCAGGCCCAAGGGAAGCTCAGACAGGGCTTAAGGACACAGAGAGACTGGAGCAAAGGGGGCTTGCTCTGGAAGAGCAAGAGAACAGGGACTAGAAAAGGAAAGAGCATCTTCTCCCCTGGGGTAGGAATTTAATGAAAGCTCCAGAAAAGTAGGGGGCGCAGCATGAGATATGTGAGTTTGAggccaggagggggtggggggagccggTCCTGACCGGTCCTGACAGGGCCCAGACATCCAGTCCCAGGTTATTTTTATACTGTGGTTTGTGCCCAAGGCCAGGAAGGGGGAAAAGTTCTCATCCTCACACTCCCTGCCCTCGCTCCTGAAGTCCAAGGTGTTATTTTCTCCTTCAGGACAGACACAACCATCCCCCACATCCCTGGCggcccaccctcaccccagggacccaggcatcctgccccccagcccaGACTTGTTCCTCTTTTGGAGACAGGAAGCAGAAAGACCAGAGGATTTAACTCTTTCTCcactgcttcctgcctctctcccactccctggtGGCCACCCCCAGTTATCAATCATGGAGAGGCCTAGATGCAGGGGAGCGGAGACAGGGGCCTGAGGGCAGAAAGGACACACCGCCAAGCCCTCCATCCCACCTAGTTCATCACGTCCTTGGAGAAATTTGACTTGGGACAAAGCTGCAGATGGGGCTGGGATGAGTGGCTAATAAGAAGACAGACCGTCACCTTTGGAATGGTGCGTGGTGCGGCCAGGGAGACTTTCTTTTTACCCCTCCCCACCAACCTGGACAGCTCCTCTCCCAGAGGCCCAAGCACCTACCCCCATCTGGGACCTCCATCCCCCATGCCTGAAGCCAGAAGGGGTGAAACCAAGACAGAAGGTGAGGGCCAAAGTGTGAAGCCGACATCTCTGTGATGGCGAGACAGCACTAAGCTATAAGGAAACAGAGATGGAGGCCAAAGGTAACAAAggctgaagagaaagaaagaaggtgcAGGATATAGGGGAAGAGggagcctgagaaagaaaacaaggctGCATGAAGAGGAGGATGGACTACTTCCCAGGAAGAGggcaagaagagaaaagagggacaGACACGTGTTGTTGGAATGGGGAGAGGGTGGTaaggaggtggaggcagggaggcccaaGCTGGAGGTTAGGCCCAGGCCCAGATGAACAAGCACCACCCCTCAGGTGTCTCCCTGACCCCAGAACCCAGCTCTTACCTGCCCCATCTCCTCTGGAGCAACCAACTCCATCCTCAGCCGCAGGGCTCCATCCTTTGATCGGGATAGTGGAGGGGTCCCTGTTGCTGAGCCCCCAGCCTCCACTTCCACcctcagggagggcaggggcgtgGCAGCCCGGGAGGGGCCGGCGCTATCCCCTGTCCTGGGCTCTGGGGGACgctgctggggtggggaggctgacAGAGGGGGTGTCTCCACCTTGGCTTTACCAGGTACTGCCAGCTGGCCCAGCCCCCGGGTTAAGGAGCGGGCCTGAGGTCCAGGGGAGGTAGGGGGCGGCCGGAGCCAGGAGGTGGGGCCCTGAGACAGGCCTGGCTGCGGGGTTGGGGCACCCAGGCCCAAGCTGGCCAGCTCCAACCTGGAATCCAAAGATCGGCCCCCAGTGCCCCCCGAGGCCCCTCGAACTCCTTCCAGGAGCCGGCTGAAGCCAGGGGTCTCCAGGTCTCTCTCGTAAACATCCACACACGTCCAACGGCCTCGACGATAAGGCTCTCCCAGGCCATGGGGCAGCTTTACCACCCGGAAACGGGAGGCGGGGGCCCCAGGTGGTGGGGAGCCGTTCCGGGGGGTGCTTTTGCCCCCTGGCTCGGGGCTGGGCTCCCCGTTAGGCAGACGGGGTGGGGGCGCGGTGGGGCCCGGCAGGGCAGGGGGCTCTGAagaccctgggctccctgggcccTCATAGTCCGTGGTGACGCTGGTGATTTGAAAACTACTCTTCTTCTTGCCCCCACTCATGGTCCCTGGGGCTCAGGACTCGGccaaggtgggcagggggtgcagcTGGGGCTCCTCCAGGggctcaggcacccctggaacaGGGGGGCCACATGGCGGGGGCATCAGGGCCCCTGGGGACATCTGGGTCCGACATGGCAGGAGGGCTTTGCAGGAACTGGGGGTACTTGGCTGGTAAAgggagcacagggcaggggaggtggcaggaggtgggggcaggggcaggggcaggtttTTCCTGCCCCTGGCGCTGCCCAACTCCAGAGCTGAGTTTGCAaactggaaagagagagagagagagagagagagtgtgtgtgtgtgtgtgtgtgtgtgtgtgagaaagcaGTGGGCAGGCCACCTCTGGGGCTTCCTCTCTGgggagcaggatgggggaggaaggggaaaccaccagagacccagagacaaaGAGACTGGCAGAGACGATTGAGACCAGGAGATCCCAGCGGTCCCACAGAGTAGGAAGGGGCGGCCCAGACCAAAGTTGGGCATTTCTTGCCTGGGATTCAGACTCACAGGACCGAGTCGCCCGACAGCAGGAGGGGGCTCCAGGGCCTTGGACGAGCAGGGGTGAAGCAGCTCCTCGGTCGGCCCCGCCGCCGGGAGGCCTCTGCCGAGTGTCCAGGCTGCCCGCACCCCAGCTCCCCGATCCCGGGCAGGCCCTGCCCCGCTGCCCCAGCGCCCCGCCCAGCCAGCCCAGAGCCCTACCTCTCGGCCTCGGCCACCGAGCTGGGCCGGGGGTCCCGGAGCCTACGATGTCGGGCTGTCCTTcccgcggggggcgcggcggcgaTCAGGGGCTGTCCGCTTCTCTTCGGGGGCCGCACTTCGCCCCGCAAGGCATCTTCGTAAAAAGTTTGCTCGCCAGAAAAGAAGGGACCCCCGCCTCCTTGGTGGAGCCCAGGCGCGGCCTCCGAAGCCCCAAGGGTCCCGGGACTGGTGAGGGAAGAGGCggctctgcccccaccccgaTCCTCCAGGTGGAGCCGCCTAGGTGGCTGGGGCGAGCAGGTCTCTCAAATCTCCTCCGCGTGGAACCGCTGGGTCTCTCTCCGCTCCTCGGCTCTTCTCTCcggtctctctgcctttctctttctgggcTGTTGACAACCCCCACACCAGGAAGTCCTGCCTCCTCGGGCCTGCTGactgctcctctcctcctcctccttcccctcttcctccccttcctccgccctctctgcctcctggggcTCCCGGCCAGCTGGCCCGGGGCCAGGCCTGCCACCACCtctgctgccactgctgctgttcctgcccccccccccccccccctccgcaaCAGGCTTAACCCCACACCTGCTGGGCCCCAATCCCGCGTTTCCTCGGAGGGAGGGGCcgtggagggcagagagaaaaggggaggagTTTGCCGGGGGGCCAGGGATTCCCTTACTTGTAGGCACTTGCTGCCATTGGCCTACGGAGAGAGCAAGAACTTGCCAACCAGGGGCTCTGCTGGGTGCCCGCCACCCCATAAGCTGCTGCTCAGCTCTTGCCATATCTTCACTGGTGTTCACAGTAACTCTATGAGGAAGGTTCCGTTATTCTttcctgtctttattttaaaacgtGGATTATGATGACAATTTGCAAATGGGCCCCCAAGTAGAGAAAAATGATAAACTCCCAAGTCCCCATCGTGCAGTTTCAACAATGATCAGCTCACAACCAACCTGGGTTCTTCTATACTCCCAATACCTCTTGTTGTGCTGTGctggagtatttttaaaaatcccaggcACCATATTATCCCTCTTCTTAGATGTGGATATTGAGACCCAGAAGGTTCCGAGAGGCTGTCAGTGGTACAGCTGGAACATTCTACACACTCAGGTGTGCCCTTGTCTGGCCCctatataaagaaacaaagagatgtaCTCAGAAATGTGCTGACTTGCACTTTCTCTCCAACCCTGgtcacacacacatgtatacataatGTACACACAGATGCACCTGAGGACAAGCCCTACCCGCCCACCTCTCCCATCCCATCCCTTCTTTGCTATTGgagaagccacacacacacacacacacacacacacacacacacgaaggcCTTACCGAATTACCCAATGCCTGGCATGAAAAAATAACCCTCTGATGGCCACTTTCTCTTTTATGGCACCCTCAACCAACAATCTGAGCAAGAGCAGGGTTGAAAAGCCACATCTGCCTTCACTCCTAGCTTTGGAAGGAATTGGATTCTAATTAATTTTGGTCAGATGGAAGTATTCTTGAGCATATTGAAAATTTCTCATATTTGCCTGCTTTATATAGTTATTTCATGGACTATAAACAGTCGGGGGCAGAGATGGGGTAGGTTTTGAGCTTCAGCGTTTCCGcgggaggaaacagaggctcccAGGTAGTCAGTTATTTGCCCGAGGCCCCAGAGCTAGTATTTGATGGCATTGAGACTAGGACTGGGCTGACACATCCCTCCCTCTTCAGCTTTCGCTCATGGAAATTTTTAACCATTCTTCAGGGttagggaaaaacaaaatgatgCCTCCTGCCtagatgtttatatatttattctgcaTTTCTTTGTTAAAATGCATCTGCACtccttgcctctctcccttcACAGTAACACAGCTGGGTCCTAAGGCCTCCCAAGTCCTGAGGTCGAGGAGGCAGCCTCCCACACAagtcccccaccaccacccccaactcGTTCCCCTCTGGCAATATTCAGAACACCGCCAGGCTGCTCCGCCCCCAGATCCTCCTTTCGGCGCTGACACGCTACAAACTATTCAAAATTTATCTTTGGACCCTCCCCTTCCCACCAACTCTGAGCATCAAGTTGGACTCCTCCGTGTCTGCCTGCCTGGGACATTGCTGGTCTCTgtagaaatgtttattgaatgaataaataaaaattcattcacaCTAAGGTGCAAATGTGAAAGGactgttttgtattttgtgttcCATCTCCTGGGAGCAATAATCGCCCTTTAATGTATTTTACGGCTTACAAAGCTCCCCGTATTAATTCTTTTGCGCCCTCAACAACGTTATGGAGGTAGATACGAGGCATCTCTCAGAGAGGTGGTGtgatttgcccaaagccacacagcacACCTGCAACGATTTGCCATATAAAGTAACGGGCACAGGTTCCGGGGATTAGAGGTGGCTATCTTTGGGGGGTCCATTTTTCAGCTACTTAAGCGTAGAACCCAGGTCTTCTTGCAGCTAATGTGTGGCAAAGGGATTTCCGAGGGAGGATTTCTCAGGGCTAAAGAGAAAGGTGATGCGGCGTTGAGGACGGGGCGCGAGGTCGCGACCCTGAGCGGCCGCCTCGACCGCACCGGGGCGGTTGCCGCTGTGGCCCGTCCGAGGCCGACCGCCGGGGGCACCCAGGACCTGGCGGGAGGCGCCATGGGGTCAGAGGTTACTGGGAGGATGACTTGAGCCGCTCGGGCGGACTGGCGGGAGCCTTTGAGCCCAGGCGGTGGAAAGAGGTCCGGGCGCCCGGGAAGCTCCAGGCACAGGCGACCGGCAGCAGGAGAGCCAGCTGCAATGCCCTCCCAGCACCTGCAGGGCGGCAGGAAGAGGGGCGCAGCCAAGGGAGCACGCCCCCTGCTGGGCAGAAACGCGGATGGTCGGGCTCACGACTCTCCGAGCCCCTCGGCCCGGAAAGCGGCACCCCCTGCCGGCCTCGTCGCCTCACTGCACCCCGGGCCCCGCAGCCGCAGCCTCGCCCCGGCCCGACGCGGGGTGCGCACCCGGGAAGCGCGGGGCGCGCACGGGGTACGCACGGGGGTGCAGGTCCCGGGCTGCCACCGGGGGGCGCCGCTACGCGCTGCGCCCTGCTTCGCTCCGCCGGGGCCTCGGACACCGAACCGAACACGGCCCGGCCGGATAGAGGCCGAGGGGCGACGAGGAGCGGACGCCTCAAAGCGGGGGCGGGCCGGCGCCAGGTCCCCCGCGCCCCGCGACCTTTCTCCGAGTCCCCCCGCGAGCTCCGCGGGCTCTGCGTCCCCCGCgcctcccaccccagcctggcGGCGCAGCGCGGCGCGGCCGCTCCCATTCCGTCCTTGGAGGGTGTGGAAGGGTGGGTTTGGGGCCGGGGGCGGGTCTGGGGGCGGACCCGGAGGCGGGGCTGTCTCTGCGGCAGGGCCCAGCTCGGCTCCCCccggtctctctctgtctctcctcctccctcctcctgctccggGCGGAGCCCGGCATGGGGGGGCCGGCGCCCGGCAGGCCAGGTACGGTGATGTGGAAATTGGGGATCCTTGGTGcggggaggtgggatgggggggACAGGGAGTAGTGAGGATTGGCAGGGCGAGAGACGGAGAAACCCTGGGTAGCAGgacaaggggaaggggaggggtgcccgggaacctgggggcctTGGATGGAGAGGGGAATGAAGCCGTCAGGTTTGGAACaaacagggaagggagaggacgGCAGTGAGGAGGGGCGCCTAGGAGGAGAGGTGAGGCCGACGGCGAAAAGGAGAGTGTGTTTCGGGGGAGGGAAGCCAGAGCAGGTCTGGAGGCCGCAGCTCAGAAGGTAGCTATGGGGCCAGACTGGAGACCCCCGGGTGGGattgagggcagggactggaaGAGGGAAGGCGGGAGCCTTGCCAGATCctagaggagggagaaggggattGGGGCCATCACCGAGGGAGGCGGAGACGGTCACTGAGGGGCCAGGGCACAGGAATAGGGGTGGACGGAGGCCCGGGCCCAGGCAAAGGACTGGAAGGGGGAACTGCCCGCAGGGAATGGAAATAGATGGATGGGTAGTGTTGTAGATACCCAACTCAGAGTGCCCTCACCCCTTTGCCAGTATCCCCACCCTGCCCTCATGACACCCCCAGCCTCAGAGCACAAGAGGGGGTGGGGATTCTGAccatctcccccttccccagtGGGGTGCAATGTACGCATGTAGGCCCTAGCAGAACTCCTTGTCTGTAGGTATGTCCAGTTCTGTGTAGCTGGTTGGTGTGTGTCTGGAGGTCTGTGTGTGCTGTGGGTGTGTCGGGGGTGtttatgtctgtgtgtgtctgcctgtTCCTAGGTTGTGTTTACCTAtgctgatctatgtgtctggtccTCTGTTTGTAGATACGGGTCTGTGGCCTGGTGGTTTGTGTGTCtgaatgtgtgtttgtgtggctGTGGGGTTGTTGTGTATTTGTGGGGCCTGTCTGGGGGTAGATCAGGATGTATTTACAGGATGGGAATCTGCGTCGAGCTGATCTCTCCCAAATGTGTATTTGTGGCTCTGAACACCTTTGTCAGGGTGTGTGACTCTGTGTACACATATCCttctatgtctgtctgtctttgggTCCTAGAGGCAGTGTTGGGGatttctctgcctccatctgTTTTCCACTCTCTGAGGACCCAACTCacatctcctttctctctctctctctctctctctctcttctctctctcattcattcctgGCCCCTATCCAccccacatctttctttttttccttcccatctccCTCACCAAGTGGATCCGGGACCCAGGGAGGGCCGCCCCCCGGGCCTGGTGGCGCTGAGcagggccccccagcccccacctcctgccccacgACATGAACCTCCTCTACCGAAAAACCAAGCTGGAGTGGAGGCAGcacaaggaggaggaggccaAGAGGAGGTAAGGCTGCAGCCCCAGATTGCCCTCTGGGCTGTCCCACCTCTGCTTCCCCAGTGGCTGGGCCAcatccttctgcccttcctgggTCTAGCAGCCTGGTCTTGAGTCTGACCTAAGAGTCTGTGCTCAGAACAGAATTGCTGGAATTGGATCCACCTTGTCCCCACcctgctcctggctcctggctctaGCTTGTCCTGGCCTCTGGGGAGGGGCTTCCAGCTCAGGAGTACCCTATTGGCTCTTCCCCACCCCTGGAGGCTCAAGTCACTCTTTTCTGACTCACCTCTGGCCTGTTGTCTTCTTTCTGTCAATGTGGGATTGGCTCAAGGCTCCCCTGTCACCTGACCTTGGAAGGGGCAGGCCCTGCTGCCCTCATGGTCCAGGGACAGGGTCATTTGAGGGGCACCAGAGAAGATCCATttggccccctccccacctcctctgttGGGGAAGATGACAGGCCAAGGGacagggttgtgtgtgtgtgtgtgtgtgtgtgtgtgtgtgtgtgtgtggtggtgggagATGTGAAGGCTAGGGCTTCTGCAGAAGAGACAGGGCGGGGAcctctccctgcctgccctctCTCCTTGCCCTCCCAGGGACCTGGATCCTGGCCTCTCCCCTCTGGCTCCCCTCTCTCTTCACTCCCATTGACAGCACAGCCTCTTGGAGCTTGAGTCAGAGCCACCTccctgctcccttctccctcctcgaAACTGTGGAGTTTAATTCTTGTTGTTAATTAGATTAATCAGAGCTATGACTGCAGTGATCTCTCCGTAATGAAGGGTTAGTAGACAGGCCCTTAATGAGAGCCCACTCCACAGTGgctctcccctcttccctgccagctgcccctcccttcactcaCACAGAAGCTCAGGGGCAGTGCAGGGGAATGGGGGTAAGCctggg
The sequence above is drawn from the Canis lupus baileyi chromosome 8, mCanLup2.hap1, whole genome shotgun sequence genome and encodes:
- the TSC22D4 gene encoding TSC22 domain family protein 4; its protein translation is MSGGKKKSSFQITSVTTDYEGPGSPGSSEPPALPGPTAPPPRLPNGEPSPEPGGKSTPRNGSPPPGAPASRFRVVKLPHGLGEPYRRGRWTCVDVYERDLETPGFSRLLEGVRGASGGTGGRSLDSRLELASLGLGAPTPQPGLSQGPTSWLRPPPTSPGPQARSLTRGLGQLAVPGKAKVETPPLSASPPQQRPPEPRTGDSAGPSRAATPLPSLRVEVEAGGSATGTPPLSRSKDGALRLRMELVAPEEMGQVPPLDSRPGSPALYLFPDASLVHKSPDPFGAAAAQSLSLARSMLAISGHLDSDDDSGSGSLVGIDNKIEQAMDLVKSHLMFAVREEVEVLKEQIRDLAERNAALEQENGLLRALASPEQLAQLPSSGVPRLGPSAPNGPSV